CATGTTGTAGCCTGCTTAAACTGTTGTAAGTAGCCACTCTCTTGCAAATGACGTGTGGATGGTGGAAGCGCCCCCTTACTCACAGGTTCATGGAGGGATTTGAGGGTATGGGATGACCTAGTTGGTGGATTCTTCTGGCCACACCAGCAACAGCAGGCATGATATGTGCGACCTTCCTTTAGGGAAGACACCTATTTAGGTATCAATGAATGTTGAATACTGTGATCTGCACTGGGTAGCTGGGTTATAGTGACTTTACTCACATTCGGAGTAAGGCGTTTGCCACTAGTAACACTTAACATACGATGTGGCTACTACTTTGTGAGCTTGAATTTTGACACAACTTAGCTGGCTCTGCATGAGAACACCAGTGTCAGTGTACCAGAGCATTGTTGGCACAACTGAGCTAGCCCTGCTCTCTTTTTCACTCTTTTGCCTTCATTATATGACCTGCAGTCGTGAGCACCAGTACAACGCGACGAGTATAAAATGGGAaagagtttcttttcttttctttcttacagTGTGCAGTAAAGTGAAATATGAaacaactagctccaattagcaattACTAAATCGTGGTATGGATCTAGGGCTTCTAAACACGAATTTTGAGTAATTCCTAATGTCagttaactattttatttttattatatCAAACAGAAAGGAACAACAGCAACTGTATTTTTTTATTTACTTTTTCAATCTGTGAGCTTTGCTTGAACTTGTTTCCTTATCTTGAGTTCCTGATCTTACTTGAAAAGGACATCGAATGACATAGGGCTAAGTTAATATGCGATGCCAGCATATTTCATCCGATATCCTATAAATTATATGTTTTGCTTTGGATGTACAGGTTAGACTGAAAACTTTTGACTTCCATTTTGCAGGGGAAATGCAATGACCATGAAGCGCATGCTGGAAACATCATTTCCTGGCATTAATGTTTTCTTGCATAATTATCCGCCAGCCTTCCCCAAGCGGGTACTGAGCAAAATCATGCCAGTCATTCAAGTTGGAGCCATTGCAACAATAATGGCTGGTGACCAGATTTTCCCCAGACTTGGCATTACTCCACCTCCATTGTTTTACTCGTTGCGTGCCAATAGATTTGGAACCATGGCGACAATTTGGCTAATTGGCAATTTTGCCCAGTCTTTCCTACAAAGTTCTGGTGCCTTTGAAGTTTACTGCAATGGAGATTTGGTATGTTTCCTATATCAGACACACCATTCTCTTTCACTTAACACATAAATTGCTTGCTGCATGCTTGCATCATTAATTAGGATTCATGAGATTCTAGTGCGCGCCCTTTGTCTTTACTCCTTTTGACTGCAAGTTCATTATATTGAAAGATTACTTCCACAAACAAAATATCACCCTTTTGCCTTGTTGGGTTATCACAGAGATGTTTTCTTTTCCGTGAGATTCTGTTTCTCTTCCTAGAAAAACTGCTACATGGAAAAGGCTTGCTTTACCGACATGACTTGAGCAGTAATACACGAATACATTTATTTCTTACTAAAACTTTGCTTCCACCTTTCCAGGTTTTCTCGAAACTAGCTGAACAGAGGTTCCCTAGCGAGTTTGAGCTGCGCGATCTCATCGGCAGCAGGCTGCCACCTTCTCCATTCGGGAAAAACATGGGAAACGTCTTGTCTTAGTCGATGATCTCAGAAAGAATATCGTACTCAGCGCGGATGTATCTCTAGTTCTCTACTAAGGTATTTTATGGTTAGCTAGCTGATCTCGATCCTATCGAAACTCCACAGCTTGCCTGTAAACACTAGCTTCCGAATATGCGCGTGGTTTGTAAATGCCCTAAAAATAACTTGCACGAGACAGTGACTGACAGTGCGATCGATACTGCTGTATGAACACCTCCCACTATAATCGTGATTGCCTGATGCTGCTATGCTACTGGCAAAAGTCTGAAAATCTTCGCACCGAAGTTTTAGTCTTGTTTATTTTTTGGAGTAAATTCTTCTTGTTTGAGCTTGTTTTTCTCAATGGGTCATGTATGTTGATTCTTTGCATGCATCGTGCCGCTCGGCCTACTGGCAAAAGTCTGAAAATCTGAAACAGGAGTTGATGGATTTTTGGATCGTGCCGCTCGGCCTACTGGCAAAAGTCTGAAAATCTGAAAGAGGAGTTGATGGATTTTTGGACTTATAAGTTCTAACTCACCTTATCTCGTACCCCTAAAAGAAAAACTTATCTTTGTAGTCTTCTCTGCAAGACCATGGGCTAGGGTAGCCCCTGCTTGTGCCAGCCAGAGACGCATGGACCGAGTCCATGTGCACCAAACCCCTCTTTCCCTTCCGCGAACCACAGATCGCTCACGTCACGGCCACAAGGACAAATCTGCGCAAAACCGTACCCCTCTTCGCCTCCGGAAGCAAGCAAGATGCTCCgacgcctcgccggcgccgccgcggcgCCCCTCCGACGCTGCCTTTGCACGGCGTCCTCGCGCCCTCCCTGGGCCCTCACCTACAGGATGGCGGCGCTGGGCGCGTCGGGGGCGCCGTCGCCGGCCGCGCGCGCGTCCTTGGACCTCCACGAGCCCCCCTGCGTCACCCAGCTCTCCGTCCCCGCCCACCTGGCCGACGGCATGGACCTGGCCGCCGCGAGCATCCAGGCCGCGAGCAGCGACGGGCTCCTCCTCCTCGACTTCGCCGAAACCGGCGACTGGCCCGAGGCCATCCGCGACTGCGGTGGCAGCAGCAAAGCGATACCCGGATTGGCCGCgtgcgccgccgccgtcgacccgggCGTCAGGCGCTTCGTCTGCAACCCTCTCAGCGGCCAGCTGTTCCGCCTCCCCGTCCCCAG
The sequence above is a segment of the Triticum dicoccoides isolate Atlit2015 ecotype Zavitan chromosome 1A, WEW_v2.0, whole genome shotgun sequence genome. Coding sequences within it:
- the LOC119354065 gene encoding selT-like protein; protein product: MAMDRVQLLLVGLPALLFISDLSHIFAPPPPHLRHPHGHPPRHPDPAAAAIQQPNLEGGAGFGTTVELQFCASCSYKGNAMTMKRMLETSFPGINVFLHNYPPAFPKRVLSKIMPVIQVGAIATIMAGDQIFPRLGITPPPLFYSLRANRFGTMATIWLIGNFAQSFLQSSGAFEVYCNGDLVFSKLAEQRFPSEFELRDLIGSRLPPSPFGKNMGNVLS